One Mesorhizobium sp. J428 DNA segment encodes these proteins:
- a CDS encoding ABC transporter substrate-binding protein translates to MTKLVRRQVIALMGATVLAGALGGAAVAQEKDLKFWVPLPLTGPLAVTGQAQQVGWQHAVDWINKDGGIKGRNIAIEFYDDEYKVELGVAGFKKAVANGDVVFSGGDGTPFVRAISPENNETYKVLMSSTGAASDLVDTQKYPLHFLVGSNYSDQIKQLFNYIKAKGAGNKVAIVYSASEFGRDPLENARKYAAEMGIDIVLEQETKFVEVDVTSHAIQVRQARPDYVIFHGYAANVWPEIVKLLRDYGVEAQVMGTIFGSHPDVVSTIGDAADNYLGTVTVNLLVGQSDTPMMKTINGYLKTWTDKPHTGYANIGYMQSWGAALLLREAIGAAIEKGVELNGENLIKEMNAIEGFDGGGVFGTKIKFENNRIPYGVLYRYNIKDGKLTVTEETPWGKIE, encoded by the coding sequence ATGACGAAGTTGGTGAGGAGACAGGTCATCGCGCTGATGGGCGCGACGGTCCTGGCCGGTGCGCTCGGCGGTGCCGCCGTGGCGCAGGAGAAGGACCTGAAGTTCTGGGTGCCGCTGCCGCTGACCGGCCCCCTGGCCGTGACCGGTCAGGCCCAGCAGGTCGGCTGGCAGCACGCCGTCGATTGGATCAACAAGGACGGCGGCATCAAGGGCCGCAACATCGCCATCGAGTTCTACGACGACGAGTACAAGGTCGAGCTCGGCGTGGCCGGTTTCAAAAAGGCGGTCGCCAACGGCGACGTCGTCTTCTCCGGCGGTGACGGCACGCCCTTCGTGCGCGCCATCTCGCCGGAGAACAACGAGACCTACAAGGTGCTGATGTCGTCGACCGGCGCGGCGTCGGATCTCGTGGATACCCAGAAATACCCGCTGCACTTCCTGGTCGGCTCCAACTACTCCGACCAGATCAAGCAGCTCTTCAACTACATCAAGGCCAAGGGCGCCGGGAACAAGGTCGCCATCGTCTACAGCGCCTCCGAATTCGGCCGCGACCCGCTCGAGAACGCGCGCAAATACGCTGCCGAGATGGGCATCGATATCGTGCTCGAGCAGGAGACCAAGTTCGTCGAGGTCGACGTCACCTCGCACGCCATCCAGGTGCGCCAGGCGCGTCCCGACTACGTCATCTTCCACGGCTACGCCGCCAATGTGTGGCCCGAGATAGTCAAGCTGCTGCGCGACTACGGCGTCGAGGCGCAGGTGATGGGCACGATCTTCGGCTCGCACCCGGACGTTGTCTCGACCATCGGCGACGCGGCCGACAACTATCTCGGCACCGTCACGGTCAACCTGCTGGTCGGCCAGAGCGATACGCCCATGATGAAGACCATCAACGGCTATCTGAAGACCTGGACCGACAAGCCGCACACCGGCTACGCAAACATCGGCTACATGCAGAGCTGGGGCGCGGCCTTGCTACTGCGCGAGGCGATCGGCGCGGCCATCGAGAAGGGCGTCGAGCTCAACGGCGAGAACCTGATCAAGGAGATGAACGCGATCGAAGGCTTCGATGGCGGCGGCGTCTTCGGCACGAAGATCAAGTTCGAGAACAACCGCATCCCCTACGGTGTGCTCTACCGGTACAACATCAAGGACGGCAAGCTGACCGTCACCGAAGAGACCCCCTGGGGCAAGATCGAGTAG
- a CDS encoding GMC family oxidoreductase, with amino-acid sequence MTDSISGGAFDFIIAGAGSAGCVLANRLSADPSKRVLLLEGGGKDSWIWFHIPVGYLFAIGNPRADWLFKTAVEEGLNGRALAYPRGKVLGGSSAINAMIYMRGQARDYDGWRQMGMTGWGWDDVLPFFLKHEDHQSPPNDLHRSGGEWRVEYPRVRWDILDRLRDAAAEAGVPKIDDFNTGDNSGSSYFQVNQRRGRRWSAARGFLKPVLGRQNLVVETGAHVDRVEFEDGRARRVVYVKDGRRVTATARGEIVLSAGAVASPGILERSGIGDPDRLKAHGIVPLVEVPGVGENLQDHLQIRPIYKVSGIRTLNGDYKNLFRRAMMGVDYALRRRGPLTMAPSQMGAFVRSQPHYETANLEFHFQPLSLDAWGDGLHPFDAFTASVCNLRPTSRGSIHVSGPTVTDPPDIRPRYLSTEEDKQVAVDSLKWARRIVSQPAMAPYRPQEYKPGAHIQSDAEMLVSAGDLGTTIFHPVGTARMGPDGDERAVVDGRLRVRGVAGLRVIDASVMPTITSGNTNSPTIMIAEKGAGMMLEDART; translated from the coding sequence ATGACCGATTCGATCTCCGGGGGCGCGTTCGACTTCATCATCGCGGGCGCCGGTTCGGCGGGCTGCGTGCTGGCCAACCGGCTGTCTGCCGATCCATCGAAGCGCGTGCTCTTGCTGGAAGGGGGCGGCAAGGACAGCTGGATCTGGTTCCACATCCCCGTCGGCTATCTCTTCGCCATTGGCAATCCGCGCGCCGACTGGCTGTTCAAGACCGCCGTCGAGGAGGGCCTCAACGGTCGCGCACTCGCCTATCCGCGTGGCAAGGTGCTGGGCGGCTCATCCGCCATCAACGCCATGATCTACATGCGCGGCCAGGCGCGCGACTATGACGGCTGGCGCCAGATGGGCATGACCGGCTGGGGCTGGGACGACGTGCTGCCCTTCTTCCTCAAGCACGAGGACCACCAGAGCCCGCCCAACGACCTGCACCGCTCGGGCGGCGAGTGGCGGGTGGAGTATCCGCGCGTGCGCTGGGATATCCTCGACCGGCTGCGCGACGCGGCCGCCGAGGCCGGCGTGCCCAAGATCGACGACTTCAACACCGGCGACAATTCGGGCTCGTCCTACTTCCAGGTCAACCAGAGGCGGGGCCGGCGCTGGAGCGCGGCGCGCGGCTTCCTCAAGCCGGTTCTCGGCCGGCAGAACCTCGTGGTCGAGACCGGCGCCCATGTCGACCGCGTCGAGTTCGAGGACGGCCGCGCCCGCCGCGTCGTCTATGTCAAGGACGGCCGCCGGGTGACGGCCACCGCCCGCGGGGAGATTGTGCTGTCGGCCGGCGCCGTCGCCTCGCCCGGCATCCTCGAACGCTCCGGCATCGGCGACCCAGACCGGCTCAAGGCGCATGGCATCGTGCCGCTGGTGGAGGTGCCTGGCGTGGGCGAGAACCTGCAGGACCACCTGCAGATCCGTCCGATCTACAAGGTCAGCGGCATCCGCACTCTGAACGGCGACTACAAGAACCTCTTCCGCCGCGCCATGATGGGCGTCGACTACGCGCTCAGGCGCCGCGGGCCGCTGACCATGGCACCGTCGCAGATGGGCGCCTTCGTGCGCTCGCAGCCGCATTACGAGACGGCCAACCTCGAGTTCCACTTCCAGCCGCTGTCGCTGGACGCCTGGGGCGACGGGCTGCACCCGTTCGACGCCTTCACCGCCAGCGTGTGCAATCTGCGCCCGACCAGCCGCGGCTCGATCCACGTCTCGGGCCCGACCGTGACCGACCCGCCGGACATTCGCCCGCGCTACCTGTCGACGGAAGAGGACAAGCAGGTGGCGGTGGATTCGCTCAAATGGGCGCGCCGCATCGTCTCACAGCCGGCCATGGCGCCCTATCGGCCCCAGGAATACAAGCCGGGCGCCCACATTCAGTCGGACGCCGAGATGCTGGTCTCGGCCGGCGACCTCGGCACCACGATCTTCCACCCCGTCGGCACTGCCCGTATGGGCCCCGACGGCGACGAGCGTGCCGTGGTCGACGGACGGCTGCGGGTCCGCGGCGTCGCGGGCCTGCGCGTCATCGACGCATCGGTGATGCCGACGATCACCTCGGGTAACACCAATTCCCCCACCATCATGATCGCGGAAAAGGGTGCGGGCATGATGCTGGAGGATGCGAGGACCTGA
- a CDS encoding type II 3-dehydroquinate dehydratase, whose amino-acid sequence MKPIYVLNGPNLNRLGKREPEIYGTTTLAEVEEMCRKAAGERAIVFRQSNWEGQIVDWIHEAIDEGAAIVINPAGLTFTSIPILDALKMFKGPIIELHISNVHRREAIYHKSLISPVATAVIAGLQVHGYVAAITAILASESA is encoded by the coding sequence ATGAAGCCGATCTACGTCCTCAACGGCCCCAACCTCAACCGCCTCGGCAAGCGCGAACCCGAAATCTACGGCACAACGACACTCGCCGAAGTCGAGGAGATGTGCCGAAAGGCGGCGGGCGAGCGGGCAATCGTCTTCCGGCAGTCGAACTGGGAAGGCCAGATCGTCGACTGGATCCACGAGGCGATCGACGAAGGCGCGGCCATCGTCATCAACCCGGCGGGCCTTACCTTCACATCCATCCCGATCCTCGATGCACTGAAGATGTTCAAGGGCCCGATCATCGAGCTGCATATCTCCAATGTGCATCGCCGGGAAGCGATCTACCACAAGTCGCTGATCTCACCAGTGGCAACGGCCGTCATCGCCGGGCTGCAGGTCCACGGCTACGTCGCCGCGATCACGGCGATCCTTGCCAGCGAATCCGCCTGA
- a CDS encoding shikimate dehydrogenase, whose product MSQTEISAFDARPRIKVGLIGAEIQASKSPALHEREAAFHGFDYSHELIDLAVHNCGAEALPLILREVEDKGFAGVNITFPVKQAVIEHLTDLSPEARSLGAVNTVVLRDGKRMGHNTDWYGFHESFRLNFSDVPRRCALLLGAGGAGSAVAHAALTLGVETLLVHDVERARADALAARLNTEFGAGRAVVASDIPKAMFMADGLIHATPTGMAKHPGLPLDGDLLLPRHWIADIVYMPLVTPLLARAREVGCRVLDGGGMVVYQAVGALRLFAGIEADPARMRSHFTTLIG is encoded by the coding sequence ATGTCGCAGACTGAAATCAGTGCGTTCGACGCCAGGCCCAGAATCAAGGTCGGTTTAATCGGTGCCGAGATCCAGGCATCGAAGTCTCCGGCCCTGCACGAGCGGGAAGCTGCCTTTCACGGCTTCGACTATTCGCACGAGTTGATCGATCTCGCCGTTCACAACTGCGGCGCAGAAGCCCTGCCGCTGATCCTGAGGGAAGTCGAGGACAAGGGCTTTGCCGGAGTCAACATCACCTTTCCGGTCAAGCAGGCGGTTATCGAACATCTTACCGACCTGTCTCCGGAAGCGCGTTCCCTGGGGGCGGTCAACACCGTCGTCCTGCGGGATGGAAAGCGTATGGGACACAATACGGACTGGTACGGTTTCCACGAGAGCTTCCGCCTGAACTTTTCCGACGTGCCGCGCCGTTGCGCCCTGCTTCTTGGTGCGGGCGGAGCCGGCTCCGCAGTCGCGCACGCCGCGCTCACGCTGGGAGTCGAGACCTTGCTCGTGCATGACGTCGAGCGAGCACGCGCCGACGCGCTCGCGGCCCGACTGAACACGGAATTCGGTGCGGGCCGCGCCGTTGTTGCGTCCGACATCCCGAAGGCGATGTTCATGGCCGATGGACTGATCCACGCAACGCCGACGGGCATGGCGAAGCATCCGGGCCTTCCACTCGACGGGGATCTTCTGCTCCCCCGTCATTGGATCGCCGACATTGTCTACATGCCGCTGGTCACTCCGTTGCTTGCCCGCGCGCGGGAAGTCGGCTGCCGTGTGCTCGATGGCGGCGGCATGGTCGTCTACCAGGCCGTCGGCGCGCTGAGGCTCTTCGCCGGGATCGAGGCGGACCCGGCCCGGATGCGCAGCCATTTCACCACCCTTATCGGCTAA
- a CDS encoding branched-chain amino acid ABC transporter permease produces MSTPAQTIQPSATTSAPSPHVETISWILLAIAMALVPTFGSVYVMYMACLIGINVIATVGLNITVGYAGLLSIGHSAFLGVGAYASALMWLHLDTPLALNIVVGAAAAFAIGLVFGVPALRIKGVYLAIATLAAQYSLYFVFQQWTPVTGGDRGLSLPKIDVFGFGDTGFYYVVALVALLTTLAARNLFRTRIGRSFIAVREKDYAAQVLGINVVSTKLIAFGIGAAYAGVAGALLAAFLRIVNPDQFTLVSSVFFLAAVVVGGRGSILGSILGAVFMTLMPEFLREIIAHLSVEGADMASLLSPLREIIFGALIVLFLIFEPRGLVGFVQRAMGRAEAVDARQEH; encoded by the coding sequence ATGAGTACTCCGGCCCAGACCATCCAGCCGTCCGCCACGACATCGGCGCCCAGCCCGCACGTCGAAACGATCTCGTGGATCCTACTCGCCATCGCCATGGCCCTCGTGCCGACGTTCGGTTCGGTCTACGTCATGTATATGGCCTGCCTGATCGGCATCAACGTGATCGCCACGGTCGGGCTCAACATCACCGTGGGCTATGCCGGGCTGCTATCGATCGGCCATTCCGCCTTCCTCGGCGTCGGCGCCTATGCCAGCGCGCTGATGTGGCTGCATCTGGACACACCGCTGGCGCTGAACATCGTGGTCGGCGCGGCCGCGGCTTTCGCGATCGGGCTAGTGTTCGGCGTCCCCGCCCTGCGCATCAAGGGCGTCTATCTGGCCATCGCCACCCTCGCGGCGCAGTACTCGCTCTACTTCGTCTTCCAGCAATGGACGCCGGTCACGGGCGGCGACCGCGGGCTCTCGCTGCCTAAGATCGACGTGTTCGGCTTCGGCGACACCGGCTTCTACTACGTGGTGGCTCTGGTGGCCCTGCTGACGACGCTCGCCGCGCGCAACCTCTTCCGCACCCGCATCGGGCGCTCCTTTATCGCGGTGCGTGAGAAGGACTACGCCGCCCAGGTGCTCGGCATCAACGTCGTGTCGACCAAACTCATCGCCTTCGGCATCGGCGCCGCCTATGCGGGCGTCGCCGGCGCGCTGCTCGCGGCCTTCCTGCGGATCGTCAATCCCGACCAGTTCACGCTCGTCTCGTCGGTGTTCTTCCTGGCCGCGGTCGTGGTCGGCGGGCGCGGTTCGATCCTCGGCTCGATCCTTGGCGCCGTCTTCATGACGCTGATGCCGGAGTTCCTGCGCGAGATCATCGCGCATCTCTCGGTCGAAGGCGCCGATATGGCGAGCCTGCTTTCGCCGCTGCGCGAGATCATCTTCGGCGCGCTGATCGTGCTCTTCCTGATCTTCGAACCGCGCGGCCTGGTCGGCTTCGTGCAGCGCGCCATGGGACGCGCCGAAGCGGTGGACGCACGGCAGGAACATTAG
- a CDS encoding sugar phosphate isomerase/epimerase has product MAAAAGYARIGLRLCPPFAGAPHYPLRAGSDALRTLSRLCADMGIDVYDIEAVVIDAEFAPRIMVPTLEAAAELRATRLTVAGDDPDHGRLAANFALLCELASPYGVSVDMENMGWRSIATYAQADALVASAGADNAGVLVDAIHFFRNGGDIAQLRGGLLRVHSVQLCDVTGPAPATSEAMTAEARAGRVAPGEGDLPLHDLLDALPPATCISVEVPMSEPSRSAGEHIRHLMASTQRLFRALSKPFSKR; this is encoded by the coding sequence ATGGCTGCGGCCGCAGGCTACGCCAGGATCGGGCTGCGTCTGTGCCCTCCATTTGCCGGAGCACCGCACTATCCGCTGCGCGCCGGGTCGGATGCGCTTCGCACTCTGTCGCGCCTCTGCGCGGACATGGGGATCGACGTCTACGACATCGAGGCTGTGGTGATCGATGCGGAATTCGCGCCGCGTATAATGGTGCCGACACTGGAGGCAGCAGCGGAACTGCGCGCCACCCGGCTGACCGTCGCCGGTGACGATCCCGACCATGGAAGGCTGGCGGCCAACTTCGCTCTCCTGTGCGAGCTCGCTTCTCCCTATGGCGTGAGCGTCGACATGGAAAACATGGGGTGGCGATCGATCGCGACATATGCCCAGGCTGATGCGCTGGTCGCCTCGGCTGGCGCCGACAATGCCGGCGTTCTGGTCGACGCGATCCATTTCTTCCGCAATGGCGGCGACATCGCGCAACTGCGCGGCGGCCTGCTCCGTGTTCATAGCGTCCAGCTTTGCGACGTCACCGGCCCCGCGCCGGCGACGTCCGAGGCCATGACGGCGGAAGCCCGCGCCGGCCGCGTCGCGCCGGGAGAGGGAGACCTTCCCCTCCACGACTTGCTCGACGCCTTGCCTCCGGCCACCTGCATCTCCGTCGAAGTCCCCATGAGCGAGCCCAGTCGTTCGGCGGGTGAGCATATCCGGCATCTGATGGCCTCCACGCAGCGGCTCTTTAGAGCCCTGAGCAAACCATTCTCGAAACGCTAG
- a CDS encoding branched-chain amino acid ABC transporter permease, which translates to MNLFLEFSLIGIASGGIYVLAALSFVIVYKATNIFNFATGEMMMMGTYFFYLFDTQLGLGWIAGLGAGLCAAALLALVVERSMLRPLLGRPHIVLVMVTFGVGSILRGIAGLVWGPNYGSSPRSCHAGRSSWATSWSRASSPGASSRQASSPGCSCSTTSSRAPAAIRATSTDQVTAESLGINIRAVFLLAWALAGLLTATSGIITASVNGVTPQLGQVALNVLAVVMLAGMTSVGGVVVAGLFVGWMETIVGAYLGAAWQSFIPYLVVLVVMFVKPSGLFGEQRVERI; encoded by the coding sequence ATGAACCTGTTCCTCGAATTCAGCCTGATCGGCATCGCCTCGGGCGGCATCTACGTGCTCGCCGCGCTGTCGTTCGTCATCGTCTACAAGGCCACCAACATCTTCAATTTCGCCACCGGCGAGATGATGATGATGGGCACCTACTTCTTCTATCTGTTCGACACCCAGCTGGGCCTCGGCTGGATCGCAGGTCTCGGCGCCGGCCTATGCGCAGCCGCGCTGCTGGCGCTCGTGGTGGAGCGCTCGATGCTGCGCCCGCTGCTCGGCCGCCCGCATATCGTGCTCGTCATGGTCACCTTCGGCGTCGGCTCCATTCTGCGCGGCATCGCCGGGCTCGTCTGGGGCCCGAATTACGGCAGCTCCCCGAGATCCTGCCACGCAGGCCGGTCTTCCTGGGCGACATCCTGGTCCCGGGCAAGCTCGCCTGGGGCTTCGTCGCGGCAGGCGTCGTCGCCGGGCTGTTCATGCTCTACTACAAGTTCTCGCGCGCCGGCTGCCATCCGCGCCACGTCGACCGATCAGGTGACAGCCGAAAGCCTCGGGATCAACATCCGCGCCGTCTTCCTGCTCGCCTGGGCGCTGGCCGGCCTGCTGACGGCCACGTCCGGCATCATCACCGCCTCCGTCAACGGCGTGACCCCGCAGCTCGGACAGGTGGCGCTCAACGTTCTGGCGGTCGTCATGCTCGCCGGCATGACCAGCGTCGGCGGCGTGGTTGTCGCCGGCCTGTTCGTTGGCTGGATGGAGACGATCGTCGGCGCCTATCTCGGTGCCGCCTGGCAGAGCTTCATCCCCTACCTCGTGGTGCTGGTGGTCATGTTCGTCAAGCCAAGCGGTCTCTTCGGCGAACAGAGGGTCGAGCGCATATGA
- a CDS encoding ABC transporter ATP-binding protein has product MTAALEITDLRVVYGQAIEALDGVSITVPEGGFVALLGANGAGKSTTLKAISGLLRFENGRIVTGNIRYRGDDVAALPSYQLARRGILHVREGRFVFPTMTVEENLEAALFARGSRGPSVARRVYEEVYHYFPALQERAKSQAGYLSGGEQQMLAIGRALFAQPELLMVDEASLGLAPRIAADIFTILGNISRERQLSILVVEQNVSLALRHANYGYVLENGRLSSEGPSDKLRDRDSLSKRYLGGTAAGH; this is encoded by the coding sequence ATGACGGCGGCCCTGGAAATCACCGATCTGCGCGTGGTCTACGGCCAGGCGATCGAGGCGCTCGACGGCGTCTCGATCACCGTGCCGGAGGGTGGTTTCGTCGCCCTCCTCGGCGCCAACGGCGCCGGCAAATCGACCACGCTGAAGGCGATCTCGGGGTTGCTGCGGTTCGAGAACGGCCGCATCGTCACCGGCAACATCCGGTACCGCGGCGACGATGTCGCCGCGCTGCCGTCCTACCAGTTGGCCCGTCGCGGCATCCTGCATGTGCGCGAGGGCCGTTTCGTCTTCCCGACCATGACGGTCGAGGAGAACCTCGAGGCCGCGCTCTTCGCGCGCGGCAGCCGCGGCCCCTCCGTGGCCCGCCGTGTCTACGAGGAAGTCTATCACTACTTCCCCGCGCTCCAGGAGCGGGCGAAGTCGCAAGCCGGCTATTTGTCGGGCGGCGAGCAGCAGATGCTTGCCATCGGTCGGGCGCTGTTCGCCCAGCCCGAATTGCTGATGGTGGACGAGGCCTCGCTTGGCCTGGCGCCCAGGATCGCCGCCGATATCTTCACCATCCTCGGCAACATCAGCCGCGAACGCCAATTGTCGATCCTGGTGGTCGAGCAGAACGTTTCGCTGGCGCTCCGCCACGCCAACTACGGCTATGTTCTGGAGAACGGCCGGCTCAGCAGCGAGGGTCCGTCGGACAAGCTGCGCGATCGCGACAGCCTTTCCAAGCGCTATCTCGGCGGCACGGCCGCCGGCCACTGA
- the aroQ gene encoding type II 3-dehydroquinate dehydratase, whose amino-acid sequence MNTIYVINGPNLNLLGKRQPHIYGHETLEDVKEACIKVGSESGLAVKFMQSNSESQIIEWIHEAREAATGIVINPAAFTHTSVAILDALNTFDHPIIEVHISNVHKREPFRHHSYVSGIASGVIAGFGTQGYVFAVQRMAQLLAATATERMS is encoded by the coding sequence ATGAACACGATCTACGTCATCAACGGTCCCAACCTCAATCTGCTGGGAAAGCGCCAGCCTCACATCTACGGTCACGAGACGCTCGAGGACGTCAAGGAAGCATGTATCAAGGTCGGCTCGGAGAGTGGCCTTGCCGTGAAGTTCATGCAGAGCAATTCGGAATCGCAGATCATCGAGTGGATCCATGAAGCGCGGGAGGCGGCCACGGGCATCGTCATCAATCCTGCAGCGTTCACCCACACTTCCGTGGCGATCCTCGACGCCCTCAACACGTTCGATCATCCGATCATCGAGGTTCACATCTCGAACGTCCACAAGCGCGAGCCATTCCGCCATCATTCGTACGTTTCGGGCATCGCCTCAGGGGTGATCGCCGGATTCGGCACCCAAGGCTACGTCTTCGCCGTGCAGCGGATGGCACAACTGCTTGCTGCTACAGCTACGGAGAGGATGTCATAG
- a CDS encoding D-2-hydroxyacid dehydrogenase family protein, producing the protein MTAVRCAILDDYQDVALGAAGWATLAPAVAITRFADNVADRDALAQRLAAFEIVVAMRERTTFDAALFARLPNLKLLVTTGMVNAAIDMAAAKAAGVTVVGTRGSVGPAAELAWGLLLALMRNIPAENANFHAGGTQWQLTTGRDLHGRTLGVVGLGKLGQRVIAYGKAFGMDVVGWSKNSTPERCEGLGIGHAASLHELLARADVVSLHLTLNTETRGIIGAAEFERMKPGAVLVNTSRGPLVDEAALVTALRGGGLAGAGLDTFDTEPLPLDHALRDLPNVIATPHLGYVTDETYRIYYGDAVEDIRAWLDGNPVRILNP; encoded by the coding sequence ATGACCGCCGTTCGCTGTGCCATCCTCGACGACTATCAGGACGTCGCGCTCGGCGCGGCCGGCTGGGCGACGCTTGCGCCTGCGGTCGCCATCACCCGCTTCGCCGACAACGTTGCGGACCGCGACGCGTTGGCGCAGCGCCTGGCGGCATTCGAGATCGTCGTCGCGATGCGCGAACGCACTACGTTCGACGCCGCCCTTTTTGCGCGGCTGCCGAACCTCAAGCTGCTGGTGACCACCGGTATGGTCAACGCCGCCATCGACATGGCGGCGGCGAAGGCGGCGGGCGTCACGGTCGTCGGCACGCGTGGTTCGGTCGGCCCGGCCGCTGAACTGGCCTGGGGGCTTCTGCTCGCGCTGATGCGCAACATCCCGGCCGAGAACGCCAATTTCCACGCCGGCGGGACGCAATGGCAGCTCACCACCGGCCGCGACCTCCATGGCAGGACACTCGGGGTCGTCGGCCTGGGCAAGCTCGGACAGCGGGTCATCGCCTATGGCAAGGCCTTCGGCATGGATGTCGTCGGCTGGTCGAAGAATTCGACGCCCGAGCGCTGTGAAGGCCTCGGCATCGGCCATGCGGCGTCGCTCCACGAACTCCTGGCGCGCGCCGACGTGGTGTCGCTGCATCTGACGCTGAACACCGAGACGCGGGGCATTATCGGCGCCGCTGAGTTCGAGCGGATGAAGCCGGGTGCGGTGCTCGTCAATACCTCGCGCGGCCCGCTGGTCGACGAGGCCGCTCTCGTCACGGCCCTGCGTGGCGGGGGGCTCGCCGGCGCCGGGCTCGACACGTTCGACACGGAGCCGCTGCCGCTCGACCATGCGCTCCGAGACCTGCCCAACGTGATCGCCACGCCGCATCTCGGCTACGTTACGGACGAGACCTACCGCATCTATTATGGTGACGCGGTCGAGGACATCAGGGCCTGGCTCGACGGCAATCCGGTGCGTATCCTCAATCCGTAG
- a CDS encoding enoyl-CoA hydratase/isomerase family protein translates to MELQTCRLEVADGIAVVTLARAPVNAQNRRMREELIWIFDSMSDRDDVRTVVLTADGKTFCAGADIKERRTMVKEPGDYISHNRITRECFYAISDCTKPVICAVNGPAIGAGFVTMLYSDIMIASEDAWFTMPEIDVGLAGGGKMMMEHLGRSWGRLLYFTGRRISAAELYRLGVISACVPGDKLMEEAMTIAREIAAKSPFVVKEIKRGFQAVEQMPVRDAYRYEQTITHALSTSAATREAQTAFVEKRKADYSGITP, encoded by the coding sequence ATGGAGCTCCAGACCTGCAGGCTCGAGGTCGCCGACGGAATTGCGGTCGTCACGCTGGCGCGGGCGCCGGTGAACGCGCAGAACCGGCGCATGCGGGAGGAACTGATCTGGATCTTCGATTCGATGTCTGATCGCGACGACGTGCGCACTGTCGTGCTCACGGCCGACGGCAAGACCTTCTGCGCCGGCGCCGATATCAAGGAGCGCCGGACCATGGTGAAGGAGCCGGGCGACTACATCAGCCACAACCGCATCACCCGCGAATGCTTCTACGCGATCTCAGACTGCACCAAGCCCGTGATCTGCGCGGTGAACGGTCCGGCGATCGGCGCTGGCTTCGTCACCATGCTCTACTCCGACATCATGATCGCCTCGGAGGACGCCTGGTTCACAATGCCCGAGATCGACGTCGGCCTTGCCGGCGGCGGCAAGATGATGATGGAGCATCTCGGCCGTTCCTGGGGGCGCTTGCTCTATTTCACCGGCCGGCGCATCAGCGCGGCCGAACTCTACCGACTCGGCGTCATCAGCGCCTGCGTACCGGGCGACAAGCTGATGGAAGAGGCCATGACCATCGCCCGCGAGATCGCCGCCAAGAGCCCCTTTGTCGTCAAGGAGATCAAGCGGGGCTTCCAGGCGGTTGAGCAGATGCCGGTCCGCGACGCCTACCGCTACGAGCAAACCATCACGCACGCGCTGTCGACCAGCGCGGCGACCCGCGAGGCGCAGACGGCCTTTGTCGAGAAGCGCAAGGCCGACTACTCTGGCATAACGCCATGA
- a CDS encoding 5-carboxymethyl-2-hydroxymuconate Delta-isomerase has translation MPHILIDYSSGADEVIDMARLVEAVHRAARSSGHFAPNVVRTLARGADYSLVADENPLNHFVQITVRMAPGRSREVRKAFAQAVFDAASATVPDAWSRGRFALRVDVTESDPELSHQRNLLPKE, from the coding sequence GTGCCGCATATCCTGATCGACTACAGTTCCGGTGCCGACGAGGTGATTGATATGGCACGGCTGGTCGAAGCCGTGCACCGCGCCGCTCGCTCCAGCGGCCACTTCGCCCCAAACGTCGTGCGAACCCTCGCACGCGGCGCCGACTATTCCCTTGTTGCCGACGAGAACCCGCTCAACCACTTCGTCCAGATCACCGTAAGGATGGCGCCGGGCAGGAGCAGGGAGGTCCGGAAGGCCTTCGCGCAAGCTGTCTTCGACGCGGCATCAGCGACGGTTCCCGATGCGTGGTCGCGCGGCCGTTTCGCTCTTCGCGTCGATGTGACGGAGTCCGATCCCGAGCTCTCCCACCAGCGAAACCTGCTGCCAAAGGAATAG